A genomic window from Syngnathus typhle isolate RoL2023-S1 ecotype Sweden linkage group LG18, RoL_Styp_1.0, whole genome shotgun sequence includes:
- the LOC133143143 gene encoding protein Tob1-like: MQLEIQVALNFIISYLYNKLPRRRVNIFGEELESLLRKKYEGHWYPDKPYKGSGFRCIHVGEKVDPVVEQAAKESGLAIEDVRNNLPQDLSVWIDPFEVSYQIGEKGAVKVLYVDDSSENGSELDKEIKNSFNPEAQVFMPITEPVGALSESSSPSPPFGQSAAVSPSFMPRSAQPLTFTTATFAATKFGSTKMKSSGRGNNSANGGGSSKAAAAAPPRSSPIGNLGLNVNTLLKQKAISTSMHSLYGLGPSQQQQQQQQQQKQPSALSPNAKEFVFPNLQSQASPGGPAFAAEASLGLPYNNALDVFAAYGSLNDKSLVDGLNFSLSAMQYSNQQFQPVMAN, from the coding sequence ATGCAGCTTGAAATTCAAGTAGCGCTCAACTTTATTATTTCCTATCTCTACAACAAACTCCCCCGACGACGTGTGAATATCTTTGGCGAGGAGCTGGAGAGCTTGCTGAGGAAAAAATATGAAGGCCATTGGTATCCGGATAAGCCGTACAAAGGCTCGGGGTTCCGCTGCATCCATGTAGGGGAGAAGGTGGACCCGGTTGTGGAGCAGGCCGCTAAAGAGAGCGGGCTGGCCATAGAAGATGTCCGCAATAACCTCCCTCAGGACCTTAGCGTGTGGATTGACCCCTTTGAGGTTTCCTACCAGATCGGTGAGAAGGGAGCGGTCAAGGTGCTGTACGTGGACGATAGCAGCGAGAACGGTTCCGAGCTCGACAAGGAGATCAAGAACAGCTTTAACCCCGAGGCCCAAGTCTTTATGCCGATCACCGAGCCCGTCGGGGCCTTGTCGGAGTCCAGCTCTCCCTCCCCTCCTTTCGGCCAATCGGCCGCCGTCAGCCCCTCCTTCATGCCGCGGTCGGCCCAGCCGCTGACCTTCACCACCGCCACCTTCGCCGCAACCAAGTTCGGCTCCACCAAGATGAAAAGCAGCGGGCGCGGCAACAATAGCGCCAACGGCGGCGGTAGCagcaaggcggcggcggcggcgccgccgcggtCGTCGCCCATTGGCAACCTGGGTCTGAATGTCAACACCTTGCTGAAGCAGAAAGCCATCTCCACCTCCATGCACTCGCTGTACGGGCTGGGCCcgagtcagcagcagcagcagcagcagcagcagcagaagcagccctCGGCTCTATCCCCCAACGCCAAGGAGTTTGTGTTCCCCAACCTCCAGAGTCAGGCCAGCCCCGGAGGACCAGCATTTGCCGCCGAGGCCTCCCTGGGGCTGCCGTACAACAATGCCTTGGACGTGTTTGCAGCCTACGGAAGTCTCAACGACAAGTCCTTGGTGGATGGCCTCAACTTCAGTCTGAGCGCCATGCAGTATTCTAACCAGCAATTCCAGCCCGTCATGGCTAACTAA